The Micromonospora sp. NBC_01740 genome includes a window with the following:
- the infB gene encoding translation initiation factor IF-2, producing MAGKARVHELAKELGVESKTVLAKLKEMGEFVKSASSTVEAPVARRLRSAFVAGAGSPAPAAPPAAAPAPTPTPTSTPSPAPGGPRVSAKPMPPRRPAAPAPGPKPKGPVPGPPQPAAPVAKPASAHDIEVAAAEARAAALKAEQEAAVKAAQAARQQQRENVRREPPADGGNRPGPRPGPGAMPPRPGSPAAGRPGTPAPGPGGRPGGRPPARGAGNNPFGIQGSQQQQRPPAAGPGGPRPSPAGMPPRPSPASMPPRPSPASMPSQRPATGRPGPGGAGRGPGGGAGRPGGGGGGGGFRGGPGGGGGGGGFRGGPGGGGGGGGYRGGPGGGGGAPGGGFRPGAPAGGGGRPGGGGRGRGGGAAGAFGRPGGRPTRGRKSKKQRRQEFDNLSAPTMSSGAPRGQGQVVRLSRGASLSDFADKINANPGSLVQEMFNLGEMVTATQSCSDDTLLLLGEHLGFNVQIVSPEDEDRELLAQFNIDLDAEVAEDRLVDRAPVVTVMGHVDHGKTKLLDAIRKANVVAGEAGGITQHIGAYQVHVPHEGEDRAVTFIDTPGHEAFTAMRARGAQVTDIVVLVVAADDGVMPQTIEALNHAKAADVPIVVAVNKVDKPEANPDKVRQQLTEYGLVAEEYGGDTMFVNVAAKPGIGIDELLEAVLLTADASLELTAPIDGPAQGVAIEAHLDKGRGAVATVLVQKGTLRAGDSIVAGGAHGRVRAMLDENGNQVAEAGPARPVLVLGLTAVPGAGDTFLAAEDDRTVRQIAEQRQARRRAASFANSRGRATLETLMEQLKEGEKTSLNLVLKGDVSGSVEALEDALFNLDIPEEVQLRIIHRGVGAITESDVMLASASSEPVTIIGFNVRAANKVREIADREAVEIRYYTVIYQAIEEIEAALKGLLKPEYEEVELGTAEIRDVFRSSKIGNISGCIVRSGIIRRNAKARLLRDGSVVADNLTVSSLKRFKDDATEVREGFECGLTLGGYNNVQVGDVIETFEMREKVRA from the coding sequence GTGGCAGGTAAGGCCCGCGTACACGAGCTTGCAAAAGAGCTCGGGGTCGAAAGCAAGACCGTTCTCGCCAAGCTCAAGGAGATGGGCGAGTTCGTGAAGTCCGCGTCCAGCACCGTCGAGGCGCCCGTCGCCCGACGGCTGCGTAGCGCATTCGTCGCCGGCGCCGGTTCTCCGGCACCAGCCGCCCCACCGGCGGCCGCCCCGGCGCCGACCCCGACCCCGACCTCGACGCCCTCCCCGGCCCCCGGTGGGCCCCGGGTCTCGGCCAAGCCGATGCCGCCCCGGCGGCCGGCCGCGCCGGCGCCCGGTCCCAAGCCCAAGGGCCCGGTGCCCGGTCCGCCGCAGCCCGCGGCCCCGGTCGCCAAGCCGGCGAGTGCCCACGACATCGAGGTGGCGGCCGCCGAGGCGCGTGCCGCCGCGCTGAAGGCTGAGCAGGAGGCGGCGGTCAAGGCCGCCCAGGCCGCTCGGCAGCAGCAGCGTGAGAACGTCCGCCGGGAGCCCCCGGCGGACGGTGGCAACCGTCCCGGTCCCCGACCGGGTCCGGGTGCCATGCCGCCCCGCCCGGGTTCCCCGGCCGCCGGTCGTCCCGGCACGCCGGCACCGGGCCCGGGTGGTCGTCCGGGCGGGCGTCCGCCGGCGCGCGGCGCCGGTAACAACCCGTTCGGCATCCAGGGCAGCCAGCAGCAGCAGCGGCCTCCGGCCGCCGGTCCGGGTGGCCCCCGGCCCAGCCCGGCCGGCATGCCGCCGCGTCCGAGCCCGGCCTCCATGCCGCCCCGTCCGAGCCCGGCCTCCATGCCGAGCCAGCGTCCCGCTACCGGTCGCCCCGGCCCCGGTGGCGCCGGTCGCGGTCCCGGTGGCGGCGCGGGTCGTCCCGGTGGCGGCGGCGGTGGCGGTGGCTTCCGCGGCGGTCCCGGTGGCGGCGGCGGTGGCGGTGGCTTCCGCGGCGGTCCCGGTGGCGGCGGCGGTGGCGGTGGCTACCGTGGCGGTCCCGGTGGCGGCGGCGGTGCGCCGGGCGGCGGTTTCCGTCCGGGTGCTCCGGCCGGCGGCGGCGGTCGTCCGGGTGGTGGCGGTCGTGGCCGTGGCGGCGGCGCCGCGGGTGCCTTCGGGCGTCCGGGTGGCCGGCCGACGCGCGGTCGCAAGTCCAAGAAGCAGCGCAGACAGGAGTTCGACAACCTGTCGGCCCCGACCATGAGCTCGGGTGCCCCCCGGGGCCAGGGTCAGGTCGTCCGGCTCTCCCGTGGCGCCTCGCTGTCGGACTTCGCCGACAAGATCAACGCCAACCCGGGTTCGCTGGTCCAGGAGATGTTCAACCTGGGCGAGATGGTCACGGCGACCCAGTCGTGCTCCGACGACACCCTGCTCCTGCTGGGTGAGCACCTCGGCTTCAACGTGCAGATCGTCAGCCCGGAGGACGAGGACCGCGAGCTGCTCGCGCAGTTCAACATCGACCTCGACGCCGAGGTCGCGGAGGACCGCCTGGTCGACCGTGCGCCGGTCGTGACCGTCATGGGTCACGTCGACCACGGTAAGACCAAGCTGCTCGACGCGATCCGCAAGGCGAACGTCGTGGCCGGCGAGGCGGGTGGCATCACCCAGCACATCGGTGCCTACCAGGTCCACGTGCCGCACGAGGGCGAGGACCGCGCGGTGACCTTCATCGACACCCCGGGTCACGAGGCGTTCACCGCCATGCGTGCCCGTGGTGCCCAGGTCACCGACATCGTGGTGCTCGTCGTCGCGGCCGACGACGGTGTCATGCCGCAGACGATCGAGGCGTTGAACCACGCCAAGGCGGCCGACGTGCCGATCGTGGTGGCGGTCAACAAGGTCGACAAGCCGGAGGCGAACCCGGACAAGGTCCGCCAGCAGCTGACCGAGTACGGCCTCGTCGCCGAGGAGTACGGCGGCGACACCATGTTCGTCAACGTGGCGGCGAAGCCGGGCATCGGCATCGACGAGCTGCTCGAGGCGGTCCTGCTGACCGCCGACGCGTCGCTGGAGCTGACCGCTCCGATCGACGGACCGGCGCAGGGTGTGGCCATCGAGGCGCACCTGGACAAGGGCCGCGGTGCGGTGGCGACGGTGCTGGTGCAGAAGGGCACCCTGCGGGCGGGCGACTCCATCGTCGCCGGTGGGGCGCACGGCCGGGTCCGGGCGATGCTCGACGAGAACGGCAACCAGGTCGCCGAGGCAGGTCCGGCCCGTCCGGTCCTGGTGCTCGGTCTGACCGCGGTGCCCGGTGCCGGCGACACGTTCCTGGCGGCCGAGGACGACCGCACGGTGCGCCAGATCGCCGAGCAGCGGCAGGCACGGCGGCGGGCGGCGTCGTTCGCCAACTCCCGCGGCCGGGCCACTCTCGAGACGCTCATGGAGCAGCTCAAGGAGGGCGAGAAGACCTCGCTCAACCTGGTGCTCAAGGGCGACGTCTCCGGTTCCGTGGAGGCCCTCGAGGACGCGCTGTTCAACCTCGACATCCCGGAGGAGGTCCAGCTCAGGATCATCCACCGGGGCGTGGGCGCGATCACCGAGAGCGACGTCATGCTCGCGAGCGCGTCGTCCGAACCGGTCACGATCATCGGTTTCAACGTGCGGGCCGCCAACAAGGTCCGCGAGATCGCCGACCGCGAGGCTGTGGAGATCCGGTACTACACCGTGATCTACCAGGCCATCGAGGAGATCGAGGCCGCGCTCAAGGGCCTGCTCAAGCCGGAGTACGAGGAGGTCGAGCTGGGCACCGCGGAGATCCGCGACGTCTTCCGCTCGTCCAAGATCGGCAACATCTCCGGTTGCATCGTCCGGTCGGGCATCATCCGGCGCAACGCCAAGGCACGCCTGCTGCGGGACGGGTCGGTGGTGGCGGACAACCTCACCGTCAGCTCGCTCAAGCGGTTCAAGGACGACGCCACGGAGGTGCGCGAGGGCTTCGAGTGTGGTCTGACCCTGGGTGGTTACAACAACGTCCAGGTCGGCGACGTCATCGAGACCTTCGAGATGCGGGAGAAGGTTCGCGCCTGA
- a CDS encoding DUF503 domain-containing protein: MFTGTAVFDLLLPGDSRSLKAKRSYVRPIVAALRRFEVSAAEVGALDLHGRAEIAVAVVAAEASHVREVLDSCERLVAGRPETELLSVRRRLHGEED, translated from the coding sequence ATGTTCACCGGAACCGCGGTCTTCGACCTGCTGCTGCCGGGCGACTCCCGGTCGCTCAAGGCCAAGAGATCATATGTACGGCCGATCGTGGCGGCGCTGCGCCGTTTCGAGGTGTCGGCCGCCGAAGTCGGAGCGCTCGACCTGCACGGTCGGGCCGAGATCGCCGTGGCCGTGGTGGCCGCCGAGGCGTCGCACGTCCGCGAGGTGCTGGACTCCTGCGAGCGCCTGGTGGCCGGCCGGCCGGAGACCGAGTTGCTCTCGGTGCGCCGGCGGCTGCACGGCGAAGAGGACTGA
- the rbfA gene encoding 30S ribosome-binding factor RbfA, with amino-acid sequence MSDPAKVRRHAERVRELVASVVRSQIKDPRLGMITITDARITADLRDATVFYTVLGDAAAQAGTAAALESAKGMLRSTVGKALGLRHSPTLTFVLDDVQDQVKHIDDLLAQARNADAEVQRIAARAEYAGEPQPYRLDEDEDADEARDADEDAEETPPRGGDPR; translated from the coding sequence ATGTCGGATCCGGCCAAGGTACGCCGGCACGCGGAGCGGGTGCGTGAACTGGTGGCGTCGGTGGTGCGCAGCCAGATCAAGGATCCCCGGCTCGGCATGATCACCATCACCGACGCCCGGATCACCGCCGACCTGCGCGACGCGACCGTCTTCTACACGGTGCTCGGCGACGCGGCGGCCCAGGCGGGCACGGCGGCGGCGCTGGAGAGCGCCAAGGGCATGCTGCGCAGCACCGTCGGCAAGGCGCTCGGGCTGCGGCACTCGCCGACGCTGACCTTCGTCCTGGACGACGTGCAGGATCAGGTCAAGCACATCGACGACCTGCTCGCCCAGGCCCGCAACGCCGACGCCGAGGTGCAGCGCATCGCCGCCCGGGCCGAGTACGCGGGCGAGCCCCAGCCGTACCGGCTGGACGAGGACGAGGACGCCGACGAGGCGCGCGACGCCGACGAGGACGCCGAGGAGACCCCGCCCCGGGGCGGGGACCCGCGGTGA
- a CDS encoding DHH family phosphoesterase: MTEPSGGTTGGALAEAPPPVDSGPTEADWAAGVAAVRDLPPDGRVLLICHVNPDGDALGSMLGFGLGLRRLGVRRMQATFPGPPEVPEPFRGLPGLDLLVPATEAYPDPDLVICFDAASESRLGDLVDRLETAGAALVLDHHASNTRFGRINLVDPHAAATSVVAEGLLARLGVPLDAGIAECLYVALSTDTGSFRFEATTPAVHQLASRLLATGIRPGDISRRVFDTRPFGAVRLFGEVLGRARLEPAGAAGHGLVWTYATQDDLARHDQRPYVLEALIDSVRCTAEADVSCVVKQTPTGDWAVSMRSKGAVDVSRVAVALGGGGHRFAAGFTGSGTVDEVVDRIRAELDGALTGPGRL; encoded by the coding sequence GTGACCGAGCCCTCCGGCGGCACGACCGGTGGCGCCCTCGCCGAGGCGCCGCCACCGGTCGACTCCGGCCCGACCGAGGCGGATTGGGCCGCCGGCGTCGCGGCCGTACGGGATCTGCCGCCGGACGGGCGGGTGCTGCTGATCTGCCACGTCAACCCGGACGGGGACGCGCTGGGCAGCATGCTCGGCTTCGGGCTCGGGCTGCGTCGGCTGGGTGTGCGGCGGATGCAGGCGACCTTCCCCGGCCCGCCGGAGGTGCCGGAGCCGTTCCGGGGGCTGCCCGGGCTCGACCTGCTGGTGCCGGCGACGGAGGCGTACCCGGACCCGGACCTGGTGATCTGCTTCGACGCGGCCAGCGAGTCGCGCCTCGGCGACCTGGTCGACCGGCTGGAGACCGCCGGCGCCGCGCTGGTGCTCGACCACCACGCGTCGAACACCCGCTTCGGCCGGATCAACCTGGTGGACCCGCACGCGGCGGCCACCTCGGTGGTCGCCGAGGGGCTGCTCGCCCGGCTCGGCGTCCCGCTGGACGCCGGGATCGCGGAGTGTCTCTACGTCGCCCTGAGCACCGACACCGGCTCGTTCCGGTTCGAGGCGACCACCCCGGCGGTGCACCAGCTGGCGTCCCGCCTGCTGGCGACCGGCATCCGGCCCGGTGACATCTCCCGCCGGGTCTTCGACACCCGGCCGTTCGGCGCCGTCCGCCTCTTCGGCGAGGTGCTCGGCCGGGCCCGTCTGGAACCCGCCGGGGCCGCCGGGCACGGTCTGGTGTGGACGTACGCGACCCAGGACGACCTGGCCCGTCACGACCAGCGCCCGTACGTGCTGGAGGCGCTGATCGACTCGGTCCGGTGCACCGCCGAGGCCGACGTGAGCTGCGTGGTCAAGCAGACGCCGACCGGCGACTGGGCGGTGTCGATGCGCAGCAAGGGTGCGGTCGACGTCAGCCGGGTGGCGGTCGCGCTGGGCGGCGGTGGGCACCGCTTCGCCGCCGGCTTCACCGGTTCGGGGACGGTCGACGAGGTCGTCGACCGGATCCGCGCGGAGCTCGACGGCGCGCTGACCGGCCCCGGCCGGCTCTGA
- a CDS encoding DUF6186 family protein: MRMLAIGGFLVSLVLFAAVEWAARREGSRIPTIGEVCAYVMRYEVGPVPVGRIGLFGFWWWLGWHFLAR; this comes from the coding sequence ATGCGGATGCTGGCCATCGGGGGCTTCCTGGTTTCCCTGGTGCTCTTCGCCGCCGTCGAGTGGGCGGCCCGCCGCGAGGGCTCGCGGATCCCCACGATCGGCGAGGTCTGCGCCTACGTGATGCGCTACGAGGTGGGCCCGGTACCGGTCGGCCGGATCGGCCTGTTCGGCTTCTGGTGGTGGCTGGGCTGGCACTTCCTGGCCCGCTGA
- a CDS encoding TetR/AcrR family transcriptional regulator encodes MQLVKSAGKKGERSRQTRRRILQAAYELFVDQGYGATTLQGVAERAGVSVQTIYFAFGNKPSLLKELVDVTIAGDDEPVPTLQRAWFLDAVAADTAEAQLRAHVRGTCEVLQRVAPIMDVLRAAGGQDPSLAGLWQQDSDPRLEVQTAAARSLLAKPGARARLSVEDAADVLFGLLSPELYLLFVRDRGWTPERWQQWAHDTLRAQLCD; translated from the coding sequence ATGCAACTGGTCAAGAGCGCCGGCAAGAAGGGCGAGCGGTCGCGGCAGACCCGGCGACGGATCCTCCAGGCGGCGTACGAACTGTTCGTCGACCAGGGTTACGGGGCGACGACCCTGCAGGGCGTCGCCGAGCGCGCCGGCGTCTCCGTGCAGACCATCTACTTCGCCTTCGGCAACAAGCCCTCGCTGCTCAAGGAACTGGTCGACGTCACCATCGCCGGCGACGACGAACCGGTTCCCACGTTGCAGCGAGCCTGGTTCCTCGACGCCGTCGCGGCCGACACCGCAGAGGCGCAGCTACGGGCGCACGTGCGCGGCACCTGCGAGGTGCTCCAGCGGGTCGCGCCGATCATGGACGTCCTGCGTGCCGCCGGCGGGCAGGACCCGAGCCTGGCCGGCCTGTGGCAGCAGGACAGCGATCCGCGCCTCGAGGTCCAGACCGCCGCGGCGCGCAGCCTCCTGGCCAAACCCGGAGCCCGGGCGCGGCTCTCCGTCGAGGACGCCGCCGACGTGCTCTTCGGGCTGCTGAGTCCCGAGCTGTATCTCCTCTTCGTCCGCGACCGGGGATGGACGCCGGAACGCTGGCAACAGTGGGCCCACGACACGCTGCGCGCACAGCTCTGCGACTGA
- a CDS encoding ATP-binding cassette domain-containing protein: protein MTSSSHLAVEASGLVKTFGATRAVDGIDLSIPAGSVYGFLGPNGAGKTTTIRMLATLLRPDAGTASVFGHDVVRDAVAVRDRIGLTGQYASLDEGLTARENLVLLGRLHGHRPGDAASRAEELLAAFALAGAADRLVRTYSGGMRRRLDIAAGLVVTPDLLFLDEPTTGLDPRSRSDVWGVVRALVAEGTTVLLTTQYLDEADQLADRIAVIDHGAVVAEGASSELKASVGGGTLHVRLADPDDRVTADRLLTEALGGPVTPAPDLAALTVQVPTDTGAAPRALTELARARIAVTEFGLGQPSLDEVFLALTGHPSTVDAAARGKTG, encoded by the coding sequence ATGACGTCCTCAAGCCACCTGGCCGTCGAAGCCTCGGGCCTGGTGAAGACCTTCGGCGCGACGCGGGCCGTCGACGGCATCGACCTGAGCATCCCCGCCGGCTCGGTGTACGGGTTCCTCGGTCCCAACGGCGCCGGCAAGACGACCACCATCCGCATGCTGGCCACGCTGCTGCGCCCCGACGCGGGCACCGCATCGGTGTTCGGCCACGACGTGGTCCGCGACGCCGTCGCGGTACGCGACCGGATCGGCCTGACCGGCCAGTACGCCTCGCTCGACGAGGGCCTCACCGCCCGCGAGAACCTCGTCCTGCTCGGCCGGCTGCACGGCCACCGCCCGGGGGACGCCGCGAGCCGGGCCGAGGAACTGCTGGCCGCGTTCGCCCTGGCCGGGGCGGCCGACCGGCTGGTCAGGACGTACTCCGGCGGCATGCGGCGCCGGCTGGACATCGCCGCCGGCCTCGTCGTGACGCCCGACCTGCTGTTCCTGGACGAACCCACCACCGGGCTCGACCCGCGCAGCCGCAGCGACGTGTGGGGCGTCGTGCGGGCGCTCGTCGCCGAGGGCACCACGGTCCTGCTGACCACCCAGTACCTCGACGAGGCGGACCAGTTGGCCGACCGCATCGCCGTCATCGACCACGGCGCCGTCGTCGCCGAGGGCGCCAGCAGCGAACTCAAGGCGTCGGTCGGCGGCGGGACGCTGCACGTGCGGCTGGCCGACCCGGACGACCGGGTCACCGCCGACCGGCTGCTGACCGAGGCGCTCGGCGGGCCCGTGACGCCGGCCCCCGATCTCGCGGCCCTGACCGTCCAGGTGCCGACGGACACCGGTGCGGCGCCACGCGCGCTGACCGAGCTGGCACGGGCCCGGATCGCGGTGACCGAGTTCGGTCTCGGGCAGCCGAGCCTGGACGAGGTGTTCCTGGCGCTGACGGGCCACCCGAGCACCGTGGACGCGGCCGCGAGGGGGAAGACCGGATGA
- a CDS encoding ABC transporter permease, translated as MTAPVAVAAARPSPGALARRPRPARAGTLSTCLTFGRRALLKIRRTPVQLFDVAVHPVVFTVMFTYLFGGAVGGSTGRYVGYLVPGILVMTLLVTTATTGAALSVDVASGVYDRFRTLSIRPVAPLVGALLGDVVRYLLASAVVVGLGLALGFRPGGGVVGVAAAVLLVVAFSVSLSWVWTALALLMRSPGAVLGVTQAVLYPLSFFSNVFITPATLPGPLRAFVDVNPVTHLVTAARELMAGALPGRQIGWILVACVALTAVFAPLSVRLLRTR; from the coding sequence ATGACCGCGCCCGTCGCCGTCGCCGCCGCCCGGCCGTCGCCCGGGGCGCTCGCCAGGCGTCCACGTCCTGCCCGGGCGGGCACGCTGAGCACCTGCCTGACGTTCGGCCGACGGGCCCTGCTGAAGATCAGGCGTACCCCTGTCCAACTCTTCGACGTCGCCGTCCATCCGGTGGTGTTCACCGTGATGTTCACGTACCTGTTCGGCGGCGCGGTCGGCGGCTCGACCGGCAGGTACGTCGGCTACCTGGTCCCGGGGATCCTCGTCATGACGCTCCTGGTGACCACCGCCACCACCGGTGCCGCTCTGAGCGTCGACGTCGCCAGCGGCGTCTACGACCGGTTCCGCACGCTCTCGATCCGGCCCGTCGCCCCGCTCGTCGGGGCCCTCCTCGGCGACGTGGTGCGCTACCTGCTCGCCTCGGCGGTGGTCGTGGGGCTCGGCCTCGCGCTCGGTTTCCGCCCGGGCGGCGGCGTCGTCGGTGTGGCCGCCGCCGTGCTGCTCGTCGTGGCCTTCAGCGTGAGCCTGTCCTGGGTGTGGACGGCGCTGGCGTTGCTCATGCGCTCGCCGGGTGCCGTGCTCGGGGTGACCCAGGCCGTGCTGTATCCGCTCTCCTTCTTCAGCAACGTCTTCATCACCCCGGCGACCCTGCCCGGGCCGCTGCGCGCCTTCGTCGACGTCAACCCGGTCACCCACCTGGTGACCGCCGCCCGGGAACTCATGGCCGGGGCCCTGCCCGGCCGGCAGATCGGCTGGATCCTCGTCGCCTGCGTCGCCCTGACGGCGGTCTTCGCGCCACTGTCGGTACGCCTGCTCCGCACCAGATGA
- a CDS encoding SAM-dependent methyltransferase, giving the protein MTDPKKTDECLATGATIPVTPIGRVHNGRVDPGESDHWGDVVSTIVVEPRFGEACLTGLADFSHVEVVFFFDRLAEREDYRPLSRPRGRVDLPEVGVFADRGPRRPNRIGCTVCEVVSAGGRKLRVRGLDAVDGTPVLDVKPVMRQFLPEGVRQPEWVDRLMAEYFGGQPEPPTGTETPGHAGTVLR; this is encoded by the coding sequence ATGACCGACCCGAAGAAGACCGACGAGTGTCTCGCGACCGGGGCGACGATCCCCGTGACCCCGATCGGGCGGGTTCACAACGGGCGGGTGGACCCGGGCGAGTCGGACCACTGGGGCGACGTGGTGAGCACCATCGTGGTCGAGCCGCGCTTCGGGGAGGCATGTCTCACCGGGCTCGCCGACTTCTCCCACGTGGAGGTGGTCTTCTTCTTCGACCGCCTCGCCGAACGGGAGGACTACCGGCCGCTGTCGCGGCCTCGCGGCCGGGTCGACCTGCCCGAGGTCGGGGTGTTCGCCGACCGCGGTCCGCGACGGCCCAACCGGATCGGCTGCACCGTCTGCGAAGTCGTCTCGGCAGGCGGCCGAAAGCTGCGGGTACGCGGGCTGGACGCGGTCGACGGCACGCCGGTCCTCGACGTCAAGCCGGTGATGCGGCAGTTCCTCCCGGAAGGTGTCCGGCAACCGGAGTGGGTCGACCGCCTGATGGCGGAGTACTTCGGCGGCCAGCCCGAGCCGCCGACGGGCACCGAAACCCCGGGGCACGCCGGGACGGTGCTGCGCTAG
- a CDS encoding DMT family transporter, producing the protein MSRTSLSGPSASPSIPHPRRGPAGVRRGLLYVTGAAVLWGTTGVAVQLVRESTTLTPTAIGFHRLAIGALVLVALLARRLGPVLAALRSEPVALVGVGIGLGGYQALYFLAVASGGVGVATVVSLGLAPVLIFGWESLRARRLPGRTMLGALVAGVLGLVLITVSVGEPGTTAPRPLLGLLAAFGSGVGYAASTVLSRHAAQRVAPMTLTTVSAAVGALALAPIALAEGVGVPARLAPIGLLLHLGVVTTAVAYALFYAGLRSITGSAAALATLAEPLTAVLLAGWIVGESLPVPVLVGGVLLLGAVTVVHLSPGK; encoded by the coding sequence GTGTCCCGAACGTCTCTGTCTGGCCCCTCCGCGTCCCCGTCCATTCCGCACCCGCGCCGCGGCCCGGCCGGCGTACGCCGAGGGCTGCTGTACGTCACCGGCGCCGCCGTGCTCTGGGGCACCACCGGCGTCGCCGTGCAGCTCGTCCGCGAGTCCACCACGCTCACCCCGACGGCCATCGGGTTCCACCGTCTCGCCATCGGCGCGCTGGTGCTGGTCGCCCTGCTCGCGCGCCGCCTCGGGCCGGTGCTCGCGGCGCTGCGGTCGGAACCGGTCGCCCTCGTCGGCGTCGGGATCGGGCTCGGGGGCTACCAGGCGTTGTACTTCCTCGCCGTCGCGTCGGGCGGCGTCGGGGTGGCCACGGTGGTCAGCCTGGGGCTCGCCCCGGTCCTCATCTTCGGCTGGGAGTCGCTGCGCGCGCGGCGGCTGCCCGGGCGGACGATGCTGGGTGCCCTGGTGGCGGGCGTCCTCGGCCTCGTGCTGATCACGGTGTCGGTCGGGGAGCCGGGCACGACCGCGCCGCGGCCGCTGCTCGGGCTGCTCGCGGCGTTCGGCTCGGGGGTGGGCTACGCCGCCAGCACGGTGCTGAGCCGGCACGCCGCACAGCGCGTCGCGCCGATGACGCTCACCACCGTGTCGGCGGCGGTCGGCGCGTTGGCGCTGGCCCCGATCGCGCTGGCCGAGGGGGTCGGCGTCCCGGCCCGGCTCGCGCCGATCGGCCTGCTGCTCCACCTCGGGGTGGTCACCACGGCGGTGGCGTACGCCCTGTTCTACGCCGGGTTGCGCAGCATCACCGGCAGCGCCGCCGCGCTGGCCACGCTGGCGGAGCCGCTCACCGCCGTGCTGCTCGCGGGCTGGATCGTGGGTGAGTCGCTGCCCGTGCCGGTGCTCGTCGGGGGAGTGCTCCTGCTCGGTGCGGTGACCGTCGTCCACCTCTCTCCTGGTAAGTAA
- a CDS encoding MATE family efflux transporter encodes MSQSVAFETRAVAPRRIAALALPALVVLAAEPIYVLVDTAVVGHLGRVPLAALAVGGTVLTLIAWLGTVVAYGTTGRSARRFGAGDRASAVAEGVQASWLALGVGVLVALGMQIGGGALARTLAGGPGEVADAAAQWLRVAALGAPGLLLAAAGNGWLRGVQDMRRPLMFVLGPNVLSAVLCPVLVYPAGLGLVGSAVANVIAQSIGGVLFAGALVAERVSLRPRPRLIGQQLALSRDLLIRGVAFQASFLSATAVAARFGAAAVGAHQIALQLWFFTALVLDALAIAAQSLIGAALGAGEDAAARHLARRIALLGGACGVAFAVLVAAGAGVVPGWFSSDPQVREQAMLAWPWFVAMLPLAGVVFALDGVLIGAGDVRYLRNLTLLAALGGFLPAVWLAYGLDLGLGGIWAGLTLFVVLRLVALLLRLRSGAWAVVGAVR; translated from the coding sequence ATGAGCCAATCCGTCGCCTTTGAAACCCGCGCCGTCGCGCCCCGCCGGATCGCCGCGCTGGCCCTGCCGGCGCTGGTGGTGCTGGCCGCCGAACCCATCTACGTGCTCGTGGACACGGCGGTGGTGGGGCACCTCGGCCGGGTGCCGCTGGCCGCCCTCGCCGTCGGCGGCACGGTGCTGACGCTCATCGCCTGGCTCGGCACGGTGGTCGCGTACGGCACCACGGGGCGGTCGGCCCGACGGTTCGGGGCGGGCGACCGGGCGTCCGCCGTCGCCGAGGGCGTGCAGGCGTCCTGGTTGGCCCTCGGGGTGGGGGTGCTGGTCGCGCTCGGCATGCAGATCGGCGGCGGGGCGTTGGCGCGTACCCTCGCCGGAGGCCCCGGCGAGGTGGCCGACGCCGCCGCGCAGTGGCTGCGGGTCGCGGCGCTCGGCGCGCCCGGGCTCCTGCTCGCCGCCGCCGGCAACGGCTGGCTGCGCGGCGTGCAGGACATGCGCCGCCCGCTGATGTTCGTGCTCGGCCCGAACGTGCTCTCCGCCGTGCTCTGCCCGGTGCTGGTCTACCCGGCCGGGCTCGGACTGGTCGGCTCCGCCGTGGCCAACGTGATCGCGCAGAGCATCGGCGGGGTGCTCTTCGCCGGGGCGCTGGTCGCCGAACGGGTCTCGCTGCGCCCCCGCCCGAGGCTGATCGGGCAGCAGTTGGCGCTCAGCCGGGACCTGCTGATCCGGGGCGTCGCGTTCCAGGCCAGCTTCCTCTCCGCCACCGCCGTCGCCGCCCGCTTCGGGGCCGCCGCCGTCGGCGCGCACCAGATCGCCCTGCAACTGTGGTTCTTCACCGCCCTGGTGCTCGACGCGCTCGCCATCGCCGCCCAGTCCCTGATCGGCGCCGCCCTCGGGGCCGGCGAGGACGCCGCGGCCCGGCACCTGGCCCGCCGGATCGCGCTGCTCGGCGGCGCCTGCGGCGTGGCGTTCGCCGTGCTCGTCGCCGCCGGCGCCGGCGTGGTCCCCGGCTGGTTCAGCTCCGATCCGCAGGTACGCGAGCAGGCCATGCTCGCCTGGCCGTGGTTCGTGGCGATGCTGCCGCTGGCCGGTGTCGTGTTCGCCCTCGACGGCGTGCTGATCGGCGCGGGCGACGTCCGCTACCTGCGCAACCTCACCCTCCTGGCCGCGCTCGGCGGCTTCCTGCCCGCCGTCTGGCTGGCGTACGGGCTCGACCTCGGCCTCGGCGGCATCTGGGCGGGCCTCACGCTCTTCGTGGTGCTCCGGCTGGTGGCCCTGCTGCTGCGGCTGCGCTCCGGGGCCTGGGCCGTGGTCGGCGCGGTGCGCTGA